The Bradysia coprophila strain Holo2 chromosome X unlocalized genomic scaffold, BU_Bcop_v1 contig_12, whole genome shotgun sequence genome window below encodes:
- the LOC119067137 gene encoding delta(12)-oleate desaturase-like codes for MCPGQSSLVQSNNNEQEELVKAGYEYVEGSPVPQPIARPQFTLSELRNAVPPHCFERSMVKSFGYLALDLMIISSLLCCSYAVFELLSLPFYCQLIGYPIYWFVQGSVMFGIWVLAHECGHGAFSESDFVNDTVGLFVHSALLTPYHSWKITHRKHHSNTGSCENDEAYVPFTQDEVEPTWSETIEDSPAFHLYKIIRILLFGWMPAYLGMNKWGPRKYENGPKCHFNPKAAFFLPKERPSIVLSDAGFISSLGVLGYFIHTFNFPIVLRLYFGPYAVMNAFLVLITYLHHTDTFVPHFREGEWSWLRGSLCTVDRSYGKILDMVLHHITDTHVCHHIFSKMPFYHCTEATEAIKPILGKYYLRDTTPIHLALWRAITHCKYVQNDGQIVFYKKNLKNKKIH; via the exons ATGTGTCCGGGACAAAGTTCATTAGTGCAATCCAACAACAATGAGCAGGAAGAGTTAGTAAAAGCTGGCTACGAATATGTGGAAGGTTCACCGGTACCGCAGCCCATAGCCCGGCCACAATTTACGCTATCCGAACTCCGAAATGCTGTACCACCGCATTGTTTTGAACGAAGCATGGTGAAATCGTTTGGATATTTAGCGTTGGACTTAATGATTATAAGTTCGCTATTATGCTGTTCGTATGCTGTATTTGAGCTGCTATCACTGCCGTTTTATTGTCAACTAATTGGATATCCGATTTATTGGTTCGTGCAAGGAAGTGTTATGTTTGGCATCTGGGTTCTTGCTCATGAATGTG gCCATGGTGCATTCTCCGAGAGTGATTTTGTTAACGACACCGTAGGATTATTTGTACACTCAGCACTATTGACACCTTATCACTCCTGGAAAATAACACACCGCAAACATCATTCGAACACGGGTAGTTGCGAAAACGACGAAGCCTATGTGCCGTTCACTCAAGACGAAGTCGAACCAACTTGGTCAGAAACTATTGAGGACAGTCCTGCATTTCATTTGTATAAGATCATCAGAATATTACTGTTCGGATGGATGCCAGCATATTTGGGTATGAACAAATGGGGACCGAGGAAATACGAAAATGGTCCAAAATGTCACTTTAATCCGAAAGCTGCATTCTTTCTACCTAAAGAGCGGCCTAGTATTGTTTTGAGTGATGCCGGTTTTATATCATCATTGGGCGTTCTTGGTTACTTCATTCACACATTCAACTTTCCTATCGTATTAAGACTGTACTTTGGACCGTATGCCGTTATGAACGCATTCCTTGTGCTAATCACATACCTGCATCACACGGATACATTCGTTCCGCATTTCAGAGAAGGTGAGTGGTCCTGGTTGCGCGGATCACTATGCACGGTGGATCGTTCGTACGGAAAAATTTTGGATATGGTTTTGCATCACATTACTGATACGCACGTTTGTCATCACATCTTTTCCAAGATGCCATTCTACCATTGTACAGAAGCAACTGAGGCTATTAAACCAATTTTAGGGAAATATTATCTGCGAGATACAACACCGATTCATTTAGCGTTATGGCGGGCAATAACACATTGTAAATACGTACAAAATGATGga